From the genome of Phoenix dactylifera cultivar Barhee BC4 chromosome 5, palm_55x_up_171113_PBpolish2nd_filt_p, whole genome shotgun sequence:
TTGAGAAGGCATAATCGAAGAGTTTTCTTTCCCACCATTTTCTGGACCCATAGAGCTCAATGGTGCTGCAGTGGAGTTCTCATCTGGCATGCTTTGTGACCCAGACATTGGAGTGTAGTCATTCCCATCACCTTCAGCCAAACAAGCTGAGACAGGACTGGCACCCACCACAATCTCATTCATTTTCACAGACAGGTCAGAGACCTGCTCTGGTGGTTGATCATTCAGATGAATAAGACCATTTAAGGAATCATTCTTAGAATGAAGTAACAGAGAATGTTCGGTTGTCATGTCTTGTAAAGTGACAGAAGTATCTGGAAGTTCACGGCAAAAGGATTTGGAACCGGATAGCCCACCCACAGTCAACGATGACAAAGATGAATGCTGGATTTCCAGCGACTTCTCTGTACCATTAAGGCAAACTTTGCTTTTCTCAGAAGATATTGAGCCAAGCATTGTATCATACAATCTATATGGGCTACAAGATGAAGAGGAGTCTCCAGAAACTTGATGAAGTGCATTCACATGGGGAACAGGAAGATGTGAATTAGCTGGAAACAAGCTAGGAAACCCCTGCATTCCCATCCCAGGTAACAGTCTGTGCACCACCGTACGATCAGCAATTCCTTTGGCCCATGTATATGTGTTCAAGTTGGTTGTGACTGAACGGCTGGGAAAATTAGTAGCAGACTGAAACTGTATGTTAGGGGACAGCAGTCCTTGACCTTCAGCACTGGCCGCAGGGCATTGGTTTGCATGGTAAAATGAGGAATTCCTGCTGATAAAGGGTGTTTTCTGAAATGGATAAAAAGAATCTTTGAGCACAAGTGCAGAACCGGAGACTCCTGACATGGATACTGTAGGATTCGTGCTCCCACTGTGAGATCTGAACCCATGATAAGATCCCTGTGAGAAAATACTTGGAAACTGAATAGGTTCTGACAGAGACTCTGCGCTTGTCATCCATTTTTTGCTTGTGTCTCCGCACAAGGAATTGGTGTTCTCATAACAATAATAAGCCCTTCTGGATGAAATTGCAGAGGTAGATGCTGCATTCGGATCATGAATGGTCCAAGCGTTATGAGCTACTCCATGTGGAGGAAGCCCCACTATACTTTCCACCTGCTCCAACGAATGCTTAACTTCATTGACAAACTCCAAATTTTCTGGAATCTGGCGGCAAAAATGAGTTAAAATCATCAATGCCATGACATAGTAACTACTATATCACACAAAGACTAAATATGGAGACATTGTGGTCAGATAAGACAATAGCTCAAGTAATTCAATTTTTGGCAGCATGTTTTGATGAATGCATGTTAAATATACCATTCACTGATTAATAGCAAATAATTTGATACATTGACATTGTTTAATCATTTTACTATGATTTCTCCATGCTGAAATCAGTTAGCCTGCTATCAACTATGTGATTTGAAGACAAAACCATCTTTACACATGCATGAGAATCATCCATCATGCTTTAATGGAAAGGAAAGGCAAGCAGGTAATTCTGATAAAAGAGGTTGCAATCCTGCAGATCATGATAGTTATTCTTTAGGAATGACAACGTACACTCATGTAATCATGTTTCTCCTAAAAATGAGGGAAGGGTGATGGGATCTAATGCTGGGTATTTATCCATGCAAACTCTCATCTCAATACATGCAGTTTTGCTACTATCAAGAGACCAACCACAAACTGCACCAAGATCCATATACCATTATCACCATATGTTTACAATCTGCATTGTTTTCAAGGTTTGAGCATGCAGCTATGCATGTTGTCTAATTGAAGACACAGAAAATGGGTAAATTTACTAAAGATTCCAATCATTAGTTATTCCTGTGTAGAGTCTTCATTCAAAGGAAGTGAAGAATAATGATATTCTAGTAAATTTTTCTCAAATTACACAACAAGCTCTCCTCTGCCCCTTCTCATGCAACTTAAACCCTTGTCCTATCCTGTATTAACTTCTTGTCCTATCATGTATTAACTACTGACATTTAATTCCTAAGCTCGTCATTTAAGTTTATCATTGACATACAAGAACAGCACACTCTTTTTTCATATCaatttttcaaatattaaaGGCAAGATAATTATTAAGAGATGTTTTCCTCAAAATTGCTCTTTTAACGACCTTTTGTCAGCTGCTAGCAAGCTTAAATTTAATATGACAAAGTGTTCCCATGTTGAAAGAAGTGTTCTGTACTTGTACTATATAAGGTAAATGTGACATCACTCTAAGTAGAATTGTTCAAGACTGAGTTGAAACTTACATTTGGATTCTCAGATGTTACACTTCATATTTTTATGCCAAGTGTTCAGTACACTAATGTCTTAGAGCACTCTAGCTTTATAACGATAAGTCATGCCATGTTGCACCCATGCCACATCATATCGTGTTCAGTGCAGTGCCATTTAGTGTTTTTAAACATTGTCTACATGACTTAAAACCAAGTAAGAAGTTAACTAGAACCTTGACTTACAGATGACAAAAGGAATAGAAAGCTCCACAAGTGGATTCAAGTGCAACAGAACAAACAGTTTTTtcagaaattttataaaattgttAAAATCTTCCAATTCGTTTCAAAGTTTATGAAGTCATGATCTAGGCAACATCAATAAATAAGCAATTAAAGTAACAATTTTGCCAAAGCTAGGTCATGCTAATAGAATAAATGAATAATCATTATTGTTTAATTGAAGAGGGGATTCTGATGGTTGGGAGGTGGATAGATGTGCATGCATTAGAAAGAGTCCAAAGCGGCTATGCCATCCTAAGCAGAATAACTACTGACTGAagttaaaaatatgaattgcataaTATTTTTGGTGTCttcttttttgataaaaaggtgACCTTTCATTATATGCAAACCTTTCTCATTGATACATAGTGCTGTAGATATATAGGTGTCTCTTTGAATTTATGCATGAAGGAATGCAAGCCCTGGATGTCTCATTACTGCCATTAGCTTCCAAAAGAAAGTACATGGCAGAACAAGTGCAATGTGGTGCACATCAAATGATATTATTTCCTTTAGTTGATAATTACATCTCTTAGAATTCCACCCccatttctttttcccttttaatttatatttcaaACTTTTCATAGATCTCATTTAGTTAACTCATTCTTTCCATGGCCTTAATGTTTCAGGCTTGTTACCGCTCATTAACAAATGATCAAGCAATTATTGATCTGAAGGTGAATTTATAAAGATATCTTTTGAAAATCACTATGCGACGTCGAGAATTGCAAATCAGTGAATCATGCAGTAATGATTCTGTCTGCGATGTACCTTGAacctgttttattttttaagaaagaaaacATGATTAAGATAACTACTCTTTTAACCTTATCATGATAACAAAACTTAAGTTTTGAGACTAAGTAATTGGGAGTTCAGTTTGTACAACAGCATCATTGACAGTATAAAAGGAATTTTAATTACTAACCTTCTTGGGGGAACCAAACTGGACCACACCTGATGACGGCAGAGAAATGATGGCAATAGTCTGTAAAACGGACAATTATTTTCAGTGGCAAAATTATGCAGCTCAGCATTGAAGATTGATATGGCAAGTGTATGAATAAGGAATTTAGATCTCATATCTCTATTCAAATTAGACAAGTCAATATTATGAAGTAAGGCAGAATGCAAGCATCTGGACAAGGACAAAAGAGTAAATAATTAAACACAAACCTTAATTCCAGCAGTAAACTGATGTTGCCATTCAGCATCACTCTAGAAAAGAAATTTAGTCAGATAATTAAATGtagtgtattgagcatataccaTTATAAGACATTTAACAGTCTCAATAATGTAGCAAACCAAAACGGAACAATAAACTATTATGAAACATGCACTAGAAAAGTTAATTTAGACAACCAATGATAACTAATACAGTAGTACATAGTTATACTTTACAAAATCAGCATGAAGTCTAaaaaaccatatatatatacttgTGCAAATCATCATTTTTTCTTAATATAACGAATACCATTATAAGACATTTGAAACtctttttcttaataaaatGGATGCTCCACAAAAAATTAAGATGGCCAAGAAattgaaatttattttgataTCACAGAAAATTTATTTATGTAACATTATGCTCTCttccactcttttttttttaagcttcaGACACTTTCACAGGCTTTTTCTAacttttgctctctctctccctctgtgtgtgtgtgtgtgtgcatcaGTTAAGTTGCCATTAAGAGAGTCAGTAGACACATCTAACGGTACCTGAAATATGTCTGGATTGTCAGTAGAGTTGGTCGGGCTCAAATTTATGCGGTAAGAATCAGAGTAGACCCACTGATGGTTCTCATTTATAACTGCTCCTCCAATTATTCTGATCAAAAAAGACAAATTACCTTTAAAATAAAAAGCAaccatttcattattattaaaaacaaaaaatattgtACAGTTAGATGCATTCCCAATGATAGATtaataaacaaacaaaaatatctCCGTAACTAAACAAAATATATAAACAAGCATGACCAGAAAGAGGCACTCAGGCCAAATTTCAGTAAACTGCAAGAAGAGCAAGTTTGACCATATATCGAGCTCCAAAACAAAGTACATTTTGTCTCTGAAAGTTGCTGCATACTGCAGCTAAACGATAAAATCATGTGCCCATCCTGCACTTCAGTTCAAATTTTTTACCATTCAAACTAAACGTGAATCCATGAACCGGATGAAAGAGAACTAGAATTAAAAGACACTCAAAACAAATTTAGGCCTGAGAGAAGCCTACCGTATACAATAGATCATGAAATTATGCTAATCTTACCCTTCTCCAACGATGTGGGCCTGATTAAGTATCTTGTCAAGCACTCCTCGAACCTGCTCTTCATAGTAGCAATCTTCTACCGTCAGCAACCTGGTAATCAAAACAGTGTGGATATTAATCAAAGAGATCATCCAAGTACTTCGTTACAAATTAAATCCATCATGGCATTCTCTAGCCCCATTGGTATGTGAAaatttcaaagaatcaaaagaaaaatccagtCTCAACCATGAAGTTGAGGAACTGATGCTTAAATTCGAGAGATCAATATATAAATCAGCACTCGCAGTAAGTCATCACAGCAGCATCCATCATCAATTCCGCAACCCATGTTTCAAAAACAGCAAAAATTGATGGCTTTCATGGAATTGATGGTATCAGAGAATTACAGTATTCACTTTCCATCAAGATAGCATTTTTGTGAGAAAAATGGCTACTTGAAACCCAACAAAGGAAAGGAGGGGAAACAAAAGTTATCAAAGTTAAAAATTTTCGATTGTAGTAAAAGAGAAAAGTGATTCAATAAAAGTGCTACTCGGACCGAAACATATTGTCCAAAAACGGGCACTAATTATTTGCTAGAACCCTTCGTAAATCCACCGGATAAAGAATATTCTCCTAAAACCATCGAtcacaaaaccaacaaaggtaatgatgtaaaaaataaattaataaataaataacaaaacGAACTAGTAAAATGCCAAAAAAGGAGTAATTTTTAGTTCGAACTATTTGCTACCAATTTAGTCCATGctctaaaatttcaaaaaaaaaaaaaaaaaacaacgagCCAACAAATAGGAGCAGAAAGACATTAAAACCCAACTAAAAAACAAATCCATGAAAGCCCACATCACAGAGAAAACTCAGACTTCAGAGATTCCCAGAAAGACactgaagaaaaaagaaaaaagaaagggggaaaaaaaaaactccttccAAGAAACACCACGCAAGAATAaagacaaacaaacaaacaaacaagcaGATCAAGGCCGAT
Proteins encoded in this window:
- the LOC103707709 gene encoding uncharacterized protein LOC103707709 isoform X2 is translated as MAPAPELREVLGRLCGGGGWAYGVLWRVDRRDPRLLTVEDCYYEEQVRGVLDKILNQAHIVGEGIIGGAVINENHQWVYSDSYRINLSPTNSTDNPDIFQSDAEWQHQFTAGIKTIAIISLPSSGVVQFGSPKKIPENLEFVNEVKHSLEQVESIVGLPPHGVAHNAWTIHDPNAASTSAISSRRAYYCYENTNSLCGDTSKKWMTSAESLSEPIQFPSIFSQGSYHGFRSHSGSTNPTVSMSGVSGSALVLKDSFYPFQKTPFISRNSSFYHANQCPAASAEGQGLLSPNIQFQSATNFPSRSVTTNLNTYTWAKGIADRTVVHRLLPGMGMQGFPSLFPANSHLPVPHVNALHQVSGDSSSSCSPYRLYDTMLGSISSEKSKVCLNGTEKSLEIQHSSLSSLTVGGLSGSKSFCRELPDTSVTLQDMTTEHSLLLHSKNDSLNGLIHLNDQPPEQVSDLSVKMNEIVVGASPVSACLAEGDGNDYTPMSGSQSMPDENSTAAPLSSMGPENGGKENSSIMPSQPPSDNNLFDGMELDLSPSIVVQECWDDIIMQVGSDSCSNLSANISECIAELDMGSMAGAEKGLFLDSGLEQLLDAIVVGGPSLYRNQVAPAGLPSISTKSDVLLPHCDSEKIMHGSPKEALSVSHVSSWIDDGCSMNAGSAVLNQPKKPEEAIKVVKKRARPGESTRPRPKDRQQIQDRVKELREIVPNCAKCSIDALLDRTIKHMLFLQSVTKYADKLKQTDEPKMIVEESGVVLKDNSSGGTGGGATWAYEVAGQTMVCPIIVEDLTPPGQMLVEMLCEERGFFLEIADIIRGFGLTILKGVMEIHDSKIWARFLVEANRDVTRMDIFLSLVQLLQQTSSTRSRDQLAKVIDKGASTFANYQHSPMSTPISLADRLH
- the LOC103707709 gene encoding uncharacterized protein LOC103707709 isoform X1; the protein is MAPAPELREVLGRLCGGGGWAYGVLWRVDRRDPRLLTVEDCYYEEQVRGVLDKILNQAHIVGEGIIGGAVINENHQWVYSDSYRINLSPTNSTDNPDIFQSDAEWQHQFTAGIKTIAIISLPSSGVVQFGSPKKIPENLEFVNEVKHSLEQVESIVGLPPHGVAHNAWTIHDPNAASTSAISSRRAYYCYENTNSLCGDTSKKWMTSAESLSEPIQFPSIFSQGSYHGFRSHSGSTNPTVSMSGVSGSALVLKDSFYPFQKTPFISRNSSFYHANQCPAASAEGQGLLSPNIQFQSATNFPSRSVTTNLNTYTWAKGIADRTVVHRLLPGMGMQGFPSLFPANSHLPVPHVNALHQVSGDSSSSCSPYRLYDTMLGSISSEKSKVCLNGTEKSLEIQHSSLSSLTVGGLSGSKSFCRELPDTSVTLQDMTTEHSLLLHSKNDSLNGLIHLNDQPPEQVSDLSVKMNEIVVGASPVSACLAEGDGNDYTPMSGSQSMPDENSTAAPLSSMGPENGGKENSSIMPSQPPSDNNLFDGMELDLSPSIVVQECWDDIIMQVGSDSCSNLSANISECIAELDMGSMAGAEKGLFLDSGLEQLLDAIVGENANRASTYNSVATSVNPIAGLDSEHKFSTIATVGGPSLYRNQVAPAGLPSISTKSDVLLPHCDSEKIMHGSPKEALSVSHVSSWIDDGCSMNAGSAVLNQPKKPEEAIKVVKKRARPGESTRPRPKDRQQIQDRVKELREIVPNCAKCSIDALLDRTIKHMLFLQSVTKYADKLKQTDEPKMIVEESGVVLKDNSSGGTGGGATWAYEVAGQTMVCPIIVEDLTPPGQMLVEMLCEERGFFLEIADIIRGFGLTILKGVMEIHDSKIWARFLVEANRDVTRMDIFLSLVQLLQQTSSTRSRDQLAKVIDKGASTFANYQHSPMSTPISLADRLH